The following are encoded in a window of Castanea sativa cultivar Marrone di Chiusa Pesio chromosome 9, ASM4071231v1 genomic DNA:
- the LOC142610577 gene encoding putative serine/threonine-protein kinase PBL7, whose amino-acid sequence MGWIPCVGGSQSSSNKEKAKTKKKIELQEKKSFDRSIKPSSEKLKTASSSVKEASKSGGSDNISAQTFTFRELAAATKNFRAECFLGEGGFGKVYKGCLESTDQAVAIKQLDRNGLQGNREFLVEVLMLSLLHHPNLVNLIGYCADGDQRLLVYEYMPLGSLEDHLLELSAGKKQLDWNTRMKIAAGAAKGLEYLHNKASPPVIYRDLKCANILLGEGYHPKLSDFGLAKLGPVGDNTHVSTRVMGTYGYCAPEYAMTGQLTLKSDIYSFGVVLLEIITGRKAIDNSKAAGEQNLVAWARPLFKDREKFSKMADPLLQGQYPSRGLYQALAIAAMCVQDQPTMRPVIADVVTALTYLAAQKYDPDTVQGSRHSLFSPPRTKRDSDKKQNGGGGSHRDRN is encoded by the exons ATGGGTTGGATTCCATGCGTTGGAGGATCACAGAGTAGTAGTAATAAAGAGAAGGCAAAGACTAAGAAGAAAATAGAGCTGCAGGAGAAGAAGTCATTTGATAGATCCATCAAACCCAGTTCAG AGAAATTAAAGACAGCTTCCTCGAGTGTCAAGGAGGCCTCTAAAAGTGGAGGGTCGGATAATATATCGGCACAAACATTTACATTCCGTGAGCTGGCAGCTGcaactaaaaattttagagCAGAATGTTTTTTGGGCGAGGGTGGTTTTGGTAAAGTATATAAAGGGTGTTTGGAAAGTACTGATCAG GCTGTAGCTATCAAGCAGCTTGATCGTAATGGGTTACAAGGGAACAGGGAATTCCTTGTTGAAGTCTTGATGTTAAGTCTGCTCCACCACCCTAATCTTGTTAATTTAATCGGCTATTGTGCTGATGGAGATCAAAGGCTTCTGGTTTATGAATATATGCCTCTAGGATCTTTGGAAGACCACTTGCTTG AGCTTTCAGCTGGTAAGAAacaacttgattggaatacaagAATGAAAATTGCTGCTGGGGCTGCAAAGGGATTGGAGTATTTACATAACAAAGCTAGTCCTCCGGTTATATATAGAGATCTGAAATGTGCTAACATTTTGCTTGGTGAAGGTTATCATCCCAAGCTATCTGATTTTGGCTTGGCCAAACTCGGGCCTGTAGGGGATAACACACATGTATCCACAAGGGTTATGGGCACCTATGGATATTGTGCTCCAGAGTATGCAATGACAGGTCAGCTGACTCTGAAATCAGATATTTATAGCTTTGGGGTTGTTCTTTTGGAGATCATTACAGGCAGGAAAGCAATTGACAATTCAAAAGCTGCAGGAGAGCAGAATCTGGTTGCATGG GCAAGACCCTTGTTTAAAGATCGTGAGAAATTCTCAAAAATGGCTGATCCCTTGCTCCAAGGTCAGTATCCTTCGAGGGGCTTGTACCAAGCTCTTGCCATTGCTGCAATGTGTGTTCAGGACCAGCCTACTATGCGGCCAGTCATAGCTGATGTTGTTACAGCTTTGACATACCTTGCTGCACAAAAATATGACCCTGATACAGTCCAAGGCTCTCGCCATTCCCTCTTTTCTCCTCCTAGAACAAAGAGGGACAGTGATAAGAAGCAAAATGGTGGCGGTGGATCTCATAGAGATCGAAATTAA
- the LOC142610576 gene encoding SNW/SKI-interacting protein A, with the protein MASLKDVLPPAKATTTLYYDHSNDPWFKQRFNFSETEKSSVIKQNPVPPYLKRAGFVPRKVEDFGDGGAFPEIHIAQYPLDMGRDRSSKPGSKILPVTVDAHGNVAYDAIVRQNENARKIVYSDHKDLIPKVLKNDSEENDDDDDDDELQKEIEETTQETKSALEKIVNVRLSAAQPKNVPKQNSDSKFIKYKPSQQSVAFNSGAKERIIRMMEMPVDPLEPPKFKHKRVPKASGSPPVPVMHSPPRPVTVKDQQDWKIPPCISNWKNPKGYTIPLDKRLAADGRGLQDVQINDNFAKLSEALYVAEQKAREAVAMRSKVQKEMMMKEKERKEQELRALAQRARSERTGVAPPAAVPISTEKNDMDNSDMRVDYEHAREREKDMPKESREEREERMRREKIREERRRERERERRLEAKDAAMGKKSKITRDRDRDISEKVALGMASAGAGRGGEVMYDQRLFNQEKGMDSGFATDDQYNVYDKGLFTAQPTLSTLYRPKKDVDAEIYGGADEQLEKIMKTDRFKPDKGFGGASEKTAPRDGPLEFEQVAEELDPFGLDQFLTEVKKGKKALDKVGSGGTMKASAGSSMRDGYDGGSSRTRIGFERGR; encoded by the coding sequence atgGCTTCTTTGAAGGATGTTCTTCCACCAGCCAAAGCGACCACGACTTTGTATTATGATCATTCGAATGATCCGTGGTTCAAGCAGAGGTTTAACTTCTCCGAGACGGAGAAGTCTAGTGTTATTAAGCAGAATCCTGTTCCTCCTTACTTGAAGCGAGCGGGTTTTGTTCCCAGAAAGGTAGAGGATTTCGGGGATGGGGGTGCGTTTCCGGAGATCCATATCGCACAGTACCCACTTGACATGGGTAGGGACAGATCATCGAAGCCTGGATCGAAGATTCTTCCCGTTACTGTCGATGCCCATGGCAATGTTGCCTATGATGCAATTGTGAGGCAGAATGAGAATGCCCGCAAGATTGTTTACTCAGATCATAAAGATCTTATTCCAaaggttttgaaaaatgatagtgaagagaatgatgatgatgatgatgatgatgagctgCAGAAAGAAATTGAGGAGACAACCCAAGAGACAAAATCTGCCCTTGAAAAGATTGTGAATGTGAGGTTGAGTGCGGCACAACCAAAAAATGTGCCAAAACAGAATTCTGACTCAAAgtttataaagtataaaccGTCACAGCAATCGGTTGCTTTCAACTCTGGTGCTAAAGAGAGAATAATCAGGATGATGGAGATGCCCGTGGATCCGCTTGAGCCACCTAAGTTCAAGCATAAGCGTGTTCCAAAGGCGTCTGGGTCCCCACCTGTGCCGGTGATGCATTCTCCTCCTAGGCCCGTGACTGTGAAGGACCAACAAGATTGGAAAATCCCACCTTGCATTTCAAATTGGAAGAACCCAAAAGGTTATACAATTCCTCTTGATAAGCGTCTTGCAGCTGATGGTAGGGGCCTTCAAGATGTCCAGATCAATGATAATTTTGCAAAGCTTTCAGAAGCATTGTATGTTGCAGAGCAGAAGGCTCGAGAAGCTGTAGCAATGAGATCAAAGGTTCAAAaggagatgatgatgaaggaGAAGGAACGGAAAGAACAGGAGCTGAGGGCACTAGCTCAAAGGGCACGTTCGGAGAGAACTGGTGTGGCACCCCCTGCTGCTGTTCCAATCTCCACTGAGAAGAATGACATGGATAACTCTGATATGAGAGTTGATTATGAGCATGCaagggaaagagagaaggatATGCCTAAGGAGTCAAGGGAGGAAAGGGAAGAACGCATGCGGCGTGAAAAAATTCGAGAGGAGCGACGTCGAgaaagggagagggagagaaggttGGAAGCCAAGGATGCTGCTATGGGGAAAAAGAGCAAGATCACAAGAGATAGAGATCGTGATATTAGTGAGAAGGTTGCTCTTGGCATGGCTTCTGCTGGAGCAGGAAGAGGAGGAGAGGTTATGTATGACCAAAGACTCTTTAACCAGGAGAAAGGAATGGACTCAGGATTTGCAACTGATGACCAGTACAATGTGTATGACAAGGGCTTGTTTACTGCTCAGCCAACACTTTCGACTTTATACAGGCCAAAGAAAGATGTTGATGCGGAGATTTATGGTGGCGCTGATGAGCAATTGGAGAAGATCATGAAGACTGACCGCTTCAAGCCGGATAAGGGCTTCGGTGGGGCATCTGAAAAGACTGCTCCAAGAGATGGACCACTTGAGTTTGAGCAGGTGGCTGAAGAGTTAGATCCATTTGGACTGGATCAGTTCTTGACAGAGGTGAAGAAGGGTAAGAAAGCCCTCGATAAAGTTGGTAGTGGTGGGACTATGAAAGCAAGTGCTGGATCTTCAATGAGAGATGGCTATGACGGAGGTTCCAGTAGAACTCGTATTGGATTTGAAAGAGGgcgttaa